The DNA region AACGGTCTTTTCTACTCAAACTCCGGTAATTGGATCGAAGGTATCCCTGAAGGTTTCAAAACTCTCGTCAAAATTGCTGATAAAGATTACTATATTGCAGGTTGGTGGCCTGGTTATGAAAAATTAGCCAATAAGGTTGTTGCGATTGCCGGTAATCATCAAGGTTACCCAGTCTTCATCTATGCTGGTAACCCAACCAATAAGGTCCATCCCGTACACTTCTTCCGTTGGGTATCCAATGCCCTCTTTGGTAGCCAGTTAGCAACCTTGGAAGATCTTCCTCCTGTAGAGATTCTAGTGCCACAACCTATCAAAGAGGAAAACACTGAAGAGTCTAAAGCTACACTATTAGTCAAACAGACCGGCTCTAGTCAAAAACAGTTGCCTCGAACTGGCTCACAAACAAACTATATTGCTATTGCATTGGGTAGTCTGTTACTAGGCACAATTATCTTTCGTAAAAAAGAACGCAGCAATAAGTAAATAAAATACTAATAAAAAAACGCCGAATAAACATGAACTGCATTCCAGTTGTTAGATTGTTGGTCTAACTTTTGGAGGGCAATTCAAAGATTCGGCGTTCTTTATTTTAGGGAAAAGATTGTCCTAGCTAAATAATCAGCTATCTGCGGAAAGAGGGTATAGAGCTTATGCGCTGCTGCCAAAGTCCACGGCAGATTGACATCACGCTTTTTCGTTCCCATAGCTGCCACAATTTTCTTAGCCACATAGTCAGGCTGTAATAAGAAAGCCTTTACACTTTCTTGATAACTTCCATCAGGATCTGCTTGGTCGAAAAAACCAGTTGCAATTGGGCCTGGATTGACTGTTGTAACAGCTACGCCGTACTTGGCCAATTCTAATCGAATGGTATTGGAAAAGCCTATGGCCGCAAACTTTGTTGCTGAATAAACTGATGATTTAGCTGAAGCGATGAGACCTGACATAGAAACAATATTGATAATATGGCCACTTCGCCTAGCTTTCATCCGCTTGCCAACCAAGCGACATAGAGTCATTAGAGAAAAAGTATTGATGTCAAACATGTCCTGCACCTGCTGGCTAGAAAAGTTCTCAAAATCATCATAAACAGCATAACCGGCGTTATTGACCAAGATATCAATCTGTCCATGTTGACCATCCAGCTCATCCAAGAAGGCTGTCAGAGCTGCTTCATCTCGAATATCCACATCATAGACAGCTTTTTTCTCATGATAAGTATAAAGCTCCATTATTTTTCCCCGATTCCGTCCCAACAAAATCAGAAAATCATCTTTGAGCATGGGTACCATTGCCTGTGCTAAACCACCAGAAGCACCCGTTATCAAAATCGTCCTCATAGCTCTACTTCCTCTAAGTCCTTGACAACATAAACATTTTCAAAAATTGTGCTCGCGTCCTTCCTAAGACGGCTAATATCTTTAGACAGGAAACGCGGGCTAATATGATTTAGGAGAAGTTGCTTTACTCCCGCTTCTTTGGCCACCTGTGCCGCTTCCATATTGGTCGAATGTCCATGCTTACGTGCAATCTGTTCATCACCCTTACCATAGGTCGATTCATGAACCAAAACATCTGCATTGACCGCTAAGCGCACACTCGCATGACACTTGCGCGTATCACCTAAAATCGTCACTACCTTCCCCGGACGTGGTGGTGAAACGTAATCACTAGCTATAATTTCAGTTCCGTCGTCCAACGTAACATTTTCTCCATTTTTGATTTTTCCAAAGAGAGGACCAAATGGTACACCCGCCGCACGAAGAGCTTCTGCATCCAATGTTCCTTCCAAATCTTTCTGGATAACACGATACCCGACACAAGGAATTGTATGATCTAGTTTTTCAGCAAATACCGTGAATTTATCTGTATCCAAAACCTGTCCAACGGTATCTACATCAAATTCATGAAAATGAATCCGATAAGGTAGGCGAGAACCAGAAACCCTGAGACTGCCTAGGACAAAAGAACGGATTCCCACCGGACCATAAATGTCAATATCCGTCTGTTCTTCACTAGACTGGAAAGATCGACTAGATAAAAAACCAGGTAAGCCAAAAATATGATCACCATGTAGGTGAGTAATAAAAATTTTTGCTACTTTACGAGGGCGAATGGTTGTCTCCAAAATCTGATTCTGTGTCCCTTCTCCACAATCAAAGAGCCAAACCTGATTGATTTCATCTAAAAGTTTTAAGGCCAAACTGGATACATTACGAGCCTTAGAGGGCTGCCCCGCCCCCGTACCTAAAAATTGAATTTGCATTGCTTCCCTTCTAAATTTCTATATATAAGACAGCAGAACGACCAGACCACGCAAAATACTGTCTACCAGAGTAAATTTCTGCCACTTCCATGATCTCATCCTGATTGAGTCCAGATAGTTTTACCAAGCTAGTAGAACTAGCTACCTGAGTCAGGAGGTAATCTGTTTCCTGTTCCATCAACTGATTATCATCGAATGCATTATATTGCATGAAAATCTTTCCATTCTCTACAAAAATAACATAGTGCGGAAAGATTTGAGCAATTTCAAAGAGCAGACTATCGGTGACTTCTTCCTCATGCTCTGAAAAAATCTGACTCAAACCATCAGTTCTTACGTAGGAAAAACCAAAAGATTTGCCGGACAAATTGAGGCGGATAAAAGGTTTCTCTTCTGCAAAGGAAGGATTTTCCTGAATCAAGCCCAACTCCAGAGATAGGTTAAAAAAATAATCTGTCGCCTGTTTAGCCCCCCGCTTTTGATACATTTCTGCAAAATAGGCATTGACCACAGAAGGGGGTGGTGTGATAAAGTCAAGCTTTTGTTGATCTGTTAAACCAGCCAATTTCCTGTCCAGATAAACCTTATCAAGACTGGTAAAACCACCGTATTTAAGAGCTAAATCAAGGTAATCTATCATACAATTCTTCCAACTTCCATTTATTTGTAGAGGCGATATAGCCCGAAACTACTTCGACATCGTCTTCATAGCTTCTTTTATCAATCAAAGCCAGTGCGGATAAATCATGTAATTGATAAGCTTGAGTCAAAGGAACTCTGACCTCAAATGGCTCAAACATGGTCTTTATCTTTGCCAAAACCATCATCTGAATATGCCTTTTGGCATTTTCAGCCTTAGCCGATAGCATTACATGAGGAAACTGACTAGGAGTAAAATGATCATCTGTCTTATCCAACTTATTATAAAGAGCTAAGCGAGGAATATCCAGCATATCTAAGTCTTTGAGAATATCCAAGACTACCCTCTCTTGCTCACTATGATTCGGATCAGAAGCATCAATGACATGAAGTAAGAGGTCCACATTTATAGACTCCTCCAAAGTAGACTTGAAAGCAGAAATCAACTCCGTTGGCAAGTCCTGAATGAAACCAACTGTATCGGTCAAGGTTACATTGAATTTACCAGACAAGTTGATCTGCTTGGTCGTGGCATCCAGTGTCGCAAAGAGTTCATCAGCTTCATACTGTCTCTTGTCTGTCATAGCATTCATTATGGTAGACTTACCAGCGTTAGTATAGCCAATCAGGCCTATCTTGAAGACTCCTGATTGCAGGCGACGCTCACGAACAGTAGCACGGTTTTTCTCTACTATCTTTAGCTGACGTTCAATGTCATGAATCTGGTTACGGATACTCCGGCGATTTAGCTCCAACTGACTTTCTCCCGGACCACGAGAACCGATTCCCCCAGCCTGCCGACTGAGCATAATTCCCTGACCAATGAGACGAGGTAACATGTACTTGAGCTGGGCGAGGTGTACCTGCAATTTTCCCTCATGACTCCGAGCACGCATAGCAAAAATATCTAAAATCAACTGCATACGGTCAATAACTTTGACACCGAGAACGTCTTCTAGGTTAATATTTTGTCGCGGGGTTAGACGATGATTAACAATCACCATGTCAATCTCATCAGCTCTAACCATTTGAGCAATCTCATCTAGTTTTCCAGAACCAACAAAGGTCTTACTGTCATATTTTTCACGTTTTTGAGTATAGACTCCCTTAACCAAGGCACCCGCTGTTTTCGCCAGACTAGCCAACTCCTCCATAGACATCTCGAAATTGTCTGTCTGCTGCAATTCCACCCCGACTAAGAGAACACGTTCTTGGTCTTTTTGCGTTTCAATCATCTAAAAATTCCTCCACAGCGGTGAAAATAGTATCCTTGTAATGTGAGCATCCAACGGAATAAAATGGGACGTGCATGCGATTTCTAAACCATGTTAATTGGCGTTTAGCAAAACGACGACTATTTTGCTTGACCTTATCAAGTGCTTCATCCAAGCTACACTCTCCAGCCAAGTAAGGAAAAATCTCCTTATAACCGATTCCCATAGCTGCCTGAGAAGTCGGATAATTTTGATAGAGCCAAGTTACTTCTTCTAATAGGCCTTGAGCCATCATCTTATCCACTCTCTGATTGATCCGATCATAAAGAACCTGCCTGTCATCCGTCAAACAAATATAGATAGGCTCATAGTCCGACTCTGTATTTTCTAAATTCTTACCGAATTTTTTTAACTCTAATCCACGAACCATCCTCCGACGACTGCTATCTTGAACTGACAAACCTGCCTGCTCTGCCATTGTCACTAAAATCTCGTCTGAAAAGAGAGCAAGCTCTTTTCGATAGGCAAGAACTTCTTCTTGATTAACCTGCCCTCCCAGATGGTAACCCTCAAGGAGACTCTGGATGTAAAGTCCCGTTCCTCCTACAATGATAGGAAGTTTACCCCGACTAACTATGTCGGCAATCAACATCTTAGCTTCCTTCACAAATTCATAAACCGAATAACCTTCTGCCACATCTCGGACATCTATCAAATGGTGGACAGCTGCCGCTTGCTCCTCTAAACTAGCTTTGGCAGTGCCAATGTCTAGCTTGCGATAGACTTGCTGGCTATCACCACTGATAATTTCACCATTGTAGCGCTGAGCCAACTCTATTCCTAGGGCAGTCTTTCCAACCGCTGTCGGTCCTACGACCACAATTACTTTAGTTTTCATCTTTTTCCTTGAAAATATTTTGTTTTTCCGCTAGAATCTATTATAACATAAGTAAAGGAGAATTCACTATGGCTAAAGGTTTTGGCAAAGGTTTCTTGACAGGTGTTCTTTCAACTGTTGCCCTTGCAGCAGGCGCTATCTTCACCGTTCATAAGACAATCATCGAACCAGAAGAAAAGAAAGAAGCTTTCATTGAGGAAAATCGTAAAAAAGCTGCTCGCAAACGAGTAGCACACTAAAAAGCTGGAAATGTTCCAGCTTTTTTATTCGCATAAAAACATTGACTTATCAAACAACTTAAGGAATACTCAAAAAAATCAAATCGCCATCATCATTTTAATTTCCTAAAAGCATTACAGAATAATATCTTTCTTCTCAATCAATACAATGGTCCACATCATAGCAAGCGTTACAATGGCAAGAGCAATCATTAACGGTAACCAACTACCAAAGATCGGAAAACTATATCCCAACAATCCCGGACCAAGAGCTGCAATGAGATAGCCCCCTGTCTGAACCATTCCTGACAATTGAGCAGTCGCTTGACTATTACTTGTCTTCAAGGAAAAACTCAACATCATGTAAGGGAAGAGTGCCCCATTTGAAAAGCTGAGGATTATATGCAGTGCAGACCAGAGAAATAGATTAGTAGGAATAAAGGCCATCATGAACAGACCTAATAAGGTTACAGCAGAAATAGCCAACATGCTATTGCGTCTTGTAACTCTCGTCTGGCGTGATAAAATTGCCGGAATAATCATAGACATCGGAATGGCTGTCATATTGAACAAACCAGCCATCAAACCCGCCTCTGCCTTACTAAAACCAACCGATTGTGCAATCGTTGGTAGCCAGGTGATTTCTGTATAGTAAAGCACAGATTGCAGACCTGCAAAGATAAGAAAGGCCAAAGCCGCCTTATTCTTCCAGATGGAGACTACCTTTTCTTCCTGAGAATCACTTGCAAATGTGTGATTCTGTTGAATATTAGGTAGCCAAATGAGGAAAGCCAAAAGAACCAATCCCGAAATCAGGTAAATGAAGAACTCCCAAGAACTAGCCGAAACAATCGGTACCGCAACCATTGAAGCAAAAGTGGCGGCCACCCCCATAAGAGTAATGTAGACAGTAGTGTATAGACCTATCTTTTGAGGAAAATTAGCTGCAACTAGACTTGGTAACAGAACATT from Streptococcus ruminantium includes:
- a CDS encoding SDR family NAD(P)-dependent oxidoreductase — its product is MRTILITGASGGLAQAMVPMLKDDFLILLGRNRGKIMELYTYHEKKAVYDVDIRDEAALTAFLDELDGQHGQIDILVNNAGYAVYDDFENFSSQQVQDMFDINTFSLMTLCRLVGKRMKARRSGHIINIVSMSGLIASAKSSVYSATKFAAIGFSNTIRLELAKYGVAVTTVNPGPIATGFFDQADPDGSYQESVKAFLLQPDYVAKKIVAAMGTKKRDVNLPWTLAAAHKLYTLFPQIADYLARTIFSLK
- the rnz gene encoding ribonuclease Z; translated protein: MQIQFLGTGAGQPSKARNVSSLALKLLDEINQVWLFDCGEGTQNQILETTIRPRKVAKIFITHLHGDHIFGLPGFLSSRSFQSSEEQTDIDIYGPVGIRSFVLGSLRVSGSRLPYRIHFHEFDVDTVGQVLDTDKFTVFAEKLDHTIPCVGYRVIQKDLEGTLDAEALRAAGVPFGPLFGKIKNGENVTLDDGTEIIASDYVSPPRPGKVVTILGDTRKCHASVRLAVNADVLVHESTYGKGDEQIARKHGHSTNMEAAQVAKEAGVKQLLLNHISPRFLSKDISRLRKDASTIFENVYVVKDLEEVEL
- a CDS encoding cystathionine beta-lyase, coding for MIDYLDLALKYGGFTSLDKVYLDRKLAGLTDQQKLDFITPPPSVVNAYFAEMYQKRGAKQATDYFFNLSLELGLIQENPSFAEEKPFIRLNLSGKSFGFSYVRTDGLSQIFSEHEEEVTDSLLFEIAQIFPHYVIFVENGKIFMQYNAFDDNQLMEQETDYLLTQVASSTSLVKLSGLNQDEIMEVAEIYSGRQYFAWSGRSAVLYIEI
- the hflX gene encoding GTPase HflX, with protein sequence MIETQKDQERVLLVGVELQQTDNFEMSMEELASLAKTAGALVKGVYTQKREKYDSKTFVGSGKLDEIAQMVRADEIDMVIVNHRLTPRQNINLEDVLGVKVIDRMQLILDIFAMRARSHEGKLQVHLAQLKYMLPRLIGQGIMLSRQAGGIGSRGPGESQLELNRRSIRNQIHDIERQLKIVEKNRATVRERRLQSGVFKIGLIGYTNAGKSTIMNAMTDKRQYEADELFATLDATTKQINLSGKFNVTLTDTVGFIQDLPTELISAFKSTLEESINVDLLLHVIDASDPNHSEQERVVLDILKDLDMLDIPRLALYNKLDKTDDHFTPSQFPHVMLSAKAENAKRHIQMMVLAKIKTMFEPFEVRVPLTQAYQLHDLSALALIDKRSYEDDVEVVSGYIASTNKWKLEELYDRLP
- the miaA gene encoding tRNA (adenosine(37)-N6)-dimethylallyltransferase MiaA; translation: MKTKVIVVVGPTAVGKTALGIELAQRYNGEIISGDSQQVYRKLDIGTAKASLEEQAAAVHHLIDVRDVAEGYSVYEFVKEAKMLIADIVSRGKLPIIVGGTGLYIQSLLEGYHLGGQVNQEEVLAYRKELALFSDEILVTMAEQAGLSVQDSSRRRMVRGLELKKFGKNLENTESDYEPIYICLTDDRQVLYDRINQRVDKMMAQGLLEEVTWLYQNYPTSQAAMGIGYKEIFPYLAGECSLDEALDKVKQNSRRFAKRQLTWFRNRMHVPFYSVGCSHYKDTIFTAVEEFLDD
- a CDS encoding DUF3042 family protein; this encodes MAKGFGKGFLTGVLSTVALAAGAIFTVHKTIIEPEEKKEAFIEENRKKAARKRVAH
- a CDS encoding MFS transporter, whose protein sequence is MKKQSPFMVAGIVMLGVVMRAPFTALPAILTDVAVGLGVEVSSLGILTSIPLIMFALCSSLAPRLAAKFGMEKLMAIVLLVMVVGSGMRVLNLPALYVGTMLIGATIAFINVLLPSLVAANFPQKIGLYTTVYITLMGVAATFASMVAVPIVSASSWEFFIYLISGLVLLAFLIWLPNIQQNHTFASDSQEEKVVSIWKNKAALAFLIFAGLQSVLYYTEITWLPTIAQSVGFSKAEAGLMAGLFNMTAIPMSMIIPAILSRQTRVTRRNSMLAISAVTLLGLFMMAFIPTNLFLWSALHIILSFSNGALFPYMMLSFSLKTSNSQATAQLSGMVQTGGYLIAALGPGLLGYSFPIFGSWLPLMIALAIVTLAMMWTIVLIEKKDIIL